A genome region from Paradevosia shaoguanensis includes the following:
- a CDS encoding glycoside hydrolase family 3 N-terminal domain-containing protein: MPSAPLALFVGMPGLELSASEVAFFREANPFGLFLFKRNLDSPEQIRRLCAQFREAVGREDAPVYIDQEGGRVQRLDNGNWPLFRSLGSFGALARKDLELGKRAMRLSTLAMASMMADLTIGSGTTPVVDLARKGTHDVIGQRSFGDDPDLVIAMAREVIEAMLEVGEMPIMKHIPGYGRVSVDPHFDCPVVDATVAEMRATDFRPFAALKDAPWAMVAHLIFTQVDPERPASVSPIVCELIRRDIGFDGVLITDCLTMEALKGTWPERVRAALDAGYDIALHSQGDLAASEAAAKAASPLSSASLARIARAEARRGNRRVDVKAVHDEVEQIFRENGFA, translated from the coding sequence ATGCCGAGCGCGCCACTCGCCCTTTTTGTCGGCATGCCGGGTTTGGAACTCTCTGCCTCGGAAGTTGCCTTTTTCCGGGAAGCCAATCCCTTCGGCCTCTTTCTGTTCAAGCGCAATCTCGACAGCCCCGAGCAGATCAGGCGCCTCTGCGCTCAGTTCCGCGAGGCGGTAGGGCGCGAGGATGCGCCGGTCTACATCGACCAGGAAGGCGGCCGCGTGCAGCGGCTCGACAATGGCAATTGGCCACTCTTTCGCAGCCTGGGCAGCTTCGGCGCGCTGGCGCGCAAGGACCTCGAGCTCGGCAAGCGCGCCATGCGGCTTTCAACGCTGGCCATGGCCTCCATGATGGCCGACCTCACCATCGGCAGCGGTACAACGCCTGTGGTCGATCTTGCCCGCAAGGGCACGCATGACGTCATCGGCCAGCGCTCCTTCGGGGACGACCCGGACCTTGTCATCGCCATGGCGCGCGAAGTGATCGAAGCAATGCTGGAAGTGGGCGAAATGCCGATCATGAAGCATATTCCAGGCTATGGGCGTGTCTCGGTCGACCCCCATTTCGATTGCCCCGTCGTCGACGCGACAGTCGCGGAAATGCGCGCGACGGATTTCCGACCCTTCGCGGCGCTCAAGGATGCGCCTTGGGCGATGGTCGCGCACCTCATCTTCACGCAGGTCGACCCGGAGCGGCCGGCTTCTGTTTCGCCGATCGTGTGCGAATTGATCCGCCGCGACATCGGTTTCGATGGCGTTCTCATCACCGATTGCCTCACTATGGAGGCGCTTAAGGGCACGTGGCCAGAGCGGGTGAGGGCCGCGCTCGATGCAGGCTACGACATCGCGCTTCATAGCCAGGGCGATCTCGCTGCCAGCGAGGCCGCCGCCAAGGCGGCTAGCCCGCTATCGAGCGCGAGCCTGGCACGCATTGCCCGCGCCGAGGCGCGCCGCGGAAACAGACGCGTGGACGTCAAAGCCGTCCATGACGAGGTCGAACAGATTTTCAGGGAGAACGGCTTCGCCTGA
- a CDS encoding LacI family DNA-binding transcriptional regulator: MAVEGARTLKELADRLGISVTTVSRALAGHEQIAKKTRLRVAEAAREIGYVPNAAARQLVSGRSGFVGFVLPIRDATLVDSYLGEFITGLGEGLVQHGVDLLLATAQKGQSEISVLRHVVESGRADGVVIPRVEIADQRVAYLMERGFPFVAHGRLLDSQGEYSWLDADGESAFGEAFELLYAHGHRHFGLLTVSELLTFRFNRENGLARAIARRGDPDVRLDIVSAPRFDRKARSSAIRGLLNADQRPTAIIALFDELAISIMEEAEQAGLSVPNDLSVVGYDNIVAAEYARPGLTTFDAHARTSATTIAHMLMDQIEGKSDTPRTTLIRPELIPRGSHAHAPKT; the protein is encoded by the coding sequence GTGGCAGTAGAAGGCGCACGCACGCTCAAAGAGCTGGCCGACCGGCTCGGGATCTCGGTTACCACCGTGTCCCGCGCGCTTGCCGGCCATGAGCAGATCGCCAAGAAGACACGCCTCAGGGTCGCTGAAGCCGCCCGCGAGATTGGTTATGTGCCCAACGCCGCGGCGCGGCAGCTTGTTTCCGGCCGCAGCGGGTTCGTGGGTTTCGTCCTGCCCATCCGCGATGCCACTCTGGTCGACTCTTACCTAGGCGAATTCATCACCGGTCTCGGTGAAGGCCTGGTTCAGCATGGCGTCGATCTGCTGCTGGCAACGGCGCAAAAGGGGCAATCGGAAATCTCCGTGCTCAGGCACGTCGTGGAATCCGGGCGCGCAGATGGCGTCGTCATCCCCCGCGTCGAGATTGCTGACCAGCGCGTTGCCTACCTTATGGAACGCGGTTTTCCCTTTGTTGCCCACGGACGTCTGCTCGACTCGCAAGGCGAATACAGCTGGCTCGATGCCGATGGTGAAAGCGCCTTCGGGGAAGCGTTCGAGCTGCTCTATGCCCACGGCCACCGCCATTTCGGCCTGCTGACCGTTTCCGAGCTTCTCACCTTCCGTTTCAACCGCGAGAACGGGCTGGCACGGGCCATTGCGCGTCGCGGTGACCCGGATGTGCGGCTCGATATCGTCAGCGCCCCTCGCTTCGACCGAAAGGCACGCTCGTCTGCCATTCGTGGCCTGCTCAACGCCGATCAGCGTCCGACAGCTATCATCGCACTCTTCGACGAGCTGGCTATTTCCATCATGGAAGAGGCCGAGCAGGCGGGGCTTTCCGTGCCCAATGACCTCTCGGTCGTCGGGTATGACAACATCGTCGCCGCAGAATATGCCCGGCCGGGTCTGACGACGTTCGACGCTCATGCGCGCACCAGCGCGACCACGATTGCGCACATGCTCATGGACCAGATCGAGGGCAAATCCGACACGCCACGGACCACGCTGATCCGCCCTGAACTCATCCCGCGCGGGAGCCATGCGCACGCGCCGAAAACCTGA
- a CDS encoding NAD(P)/FAD-dependent oxidoreductase yields METTVIIGASHGGVQVAASLREMNYSGRIILAAEEPHLPYHRPPLSKALLDPAQPDGLMLRPSAFYEQKDITLRLGKRVDAIDLDKHVVRFGSEEAIGFDHLVLATGARARIPQIEGINLRNVLTLRTLPDAKSLAASLTDAQDVVVLGAGMIGLEFAAVAARTGRRTTVIDATSRPLLRGLSPEMAQHLQQMHEANGVRFIFDDGITAIEGNEAVTAVMTKSGQRINADLVLVAVGVVPNVELAVAAGIEADNGIVVDTHLQTSHEGIYAIGDCAAFPANGGNRLRIESVQNATDHARTVAASIVGKRQPFNKVPWFWSDQYDAKLQIAGLWNGYDQAILRPSGNDGSFAYYLFANDKLLCVEAINAPGDHVAARKILSDGLDLRPEHLADPRFDPKLFMRQQPSHS; encoded by the coding sequence ATGGAAACCACCGTCATCATCGGGGCAAGCCATGGTGGCGTCCAGGTCGCGGCGTCGCTGCGCGAAATGAACTATTCCGGCCGCATCATTCTGGCGGCGGAAGAGCCCCACCTGCCCTATCATCGCCCGCCGCTCTCCAAGGCGCTGCTCGACCCGGCGCAGCCCGACGGGCTGATGCTGCGGCCGAGCGCCTTTTACGAGCAGAAGGACATCACGCTTCGCCTCGGCAAGCGTGTCGATGCCATCGATCTCGACAAGCATGTCGTGCGGTTCGGAAGCGAAGAGGCCATCGGCTTCGACCACCTGGTGCTGGCGACCGGTGCGCGGGCGCGCATTCCACAGATCGAGGGGATCAACCTTCGCAACGTGCTGACGCTGCGCACCCTTCCTGATGCGAAATCGCTTGCCGCGAGCCTCACCGACGCTCAGGACGTGGTCGTTCTGGGCGCCGGCATGATCGGCCTGGAGTTTGCCGCCGTGGCGGCGCGCACCGGCCGCCGGACCACTGTTATCGATGCCACCTCGCGGCCGCTGCTGCGCGGGTTGTCGCCGGAAATGGCCCAGCATCTCCAGCAGATGCACGAGGCCAATGGCGTGCGTTTCATCTTCGATGACGGCATTACCGCTATCGAGGGCAATGAGGCCGTGACGGCGGTGATGACGAAGTCGGGTCAGCGCATCAACGCCGACCTCGTGCTTGTTGCCGTTGGCGTGGTGCCGAATGTCGAGCTGGCGGTTGCCGCCGGCATCGAGGCCGATAACGGCATCGTCGTCGACACGCACCTGCAGACCTCTCACGAGGGCATCTATGCCATCGGCGATTGCGCGGCCTTTCCTGCAAACGGTGGCAATCGCCTGCGGATCGAATCCGTGCAGAACGCCACCGACCATGCGCGCACCGTTGCGGCGAGCATTGTCGGCAAGCGGCAGCCCTTCAACAAGGTGCCTTGGTTCTGGAGCGACCAGTACGACGCCAAGCTCCAGATCGCCGGACTCTGGAACGGCTACGACCAGGCTATCCTGCGCCCGTCCGGCAATGACGGCAGCTTCGCCTATTACCTTTTCGCCAATGACAAGCTTTTGTGCGTCGAGGCGATCAACGCACCGGGCGACCACGTCGCGGCGCGAAAGATCCTCAGCGATGGCCTCGACCTGCGGCCCGAGCATCTCGCCGATCCGCGCTTCGATCCGAAGCTTTTCATGCGGCAACAGCCCTCACATTCCTGA
- a CDS encoding 2Fe-2S iron-sulfur cluster-binding protein, which yields MPLVNYVDHRGNSTPIDVPANDSVMEGAIANGVEGIVAECGGSAMCATCHVYVREEFLALLPPMGEVEDTMLDLTASERRDNSRLSCQIRMSDALDGLTVEMPEAQT from the coding sequence ATGCCTTTAGTCAACTACGTCGATCACCGCGGTAACAGCACGCCGATCGATGTTCCCGCCAACGACAGCGTCATGGAAGGCGCTATCGCCAATGGCGTGGAGGGGATCGTCGCCGAGTGCGGCGGTTCGGCGATGTGCGCCACCTGCCACGTCTATGTGCGGGAAGAATTCCTGGCCCTGCTGCCGCCAATGGGCGAGGTCGAGGACACCATGCTCGACCTCACGGCCAGCGAGCGCCGCGACAACAGCCGCCTGAGCTGCCAGATCCGCATGAGCGACGCGCTCGATGGCCTGACCGTCGAGATGCCGGAGGCGCAGACCTGA
- a CDS encoding MurR/RpiR family transcriptional regulator, giving the protein MSILKILGAQLDSMTPADRQIAQFIIDDPERMLVLSSAALAQETGRSQSSVVKFSQKLGYAGYQQLKLAVNKAKALELQPPHGVIHGSIEGSDNYTIIQQKLIGSKLLSLRETAAANTEEAIDSVLDALVGAHKILLTGIGASSLVAKDFSYKLLKLGRMVLLDSDSHIQISNASALDASDVVMALSQSGRSTETLRITELAKQRGATIITVTGLKPNPLRDLADICLFTVGDEERVRSSAITSRDAQLMLMDMLFILLLRRQADAHDYIHRSEVAVTVLKT; this is encoded by the coding sequence ATGTCCATTCTGAAGATACTTGGCGCCCAACTGGATTCGATGACTCCGGCCGACCGACAGATCGCGCAGTTCATCATCGACGATCCCGAGCGAATGCTCGTTCTTTCCTCCGCGGCGCTGGCGCAGGAAACCGGCCGCAGTCAGTCGAGCGTTGTCAAATTCAGCCAGAAGCTCGGTTATGCTGGCTACCAGCAGCTCAAGCTGGCGGTGAACAAGGCCAAGGCGCTCGAACTGCAGCCGCCTCATGGCGTCATCCACGGTTCGATCGAAGGCAGCGACAACTATACGATCATCCAGCAGAAGCTCATCGGCAGCAAATTGCTTTCCTTGCGCGAGACCGCCGCTGCAAATACCGAGGAGGCGATCGATTCCGTCCTGGATGCCCTGGTTGGCGCCCACAAGATTCTGCTCACCGGCATTGGCGCCTCTTCTCTGGTTGCGAAGGACTTTTCCTATAAGCTCCTCAAGCTGGGTCGGATGGTTCTCCTCGACAGCGATAGCCACATCCAGATTTCAAACGCTTCAGCTCTCGATGCGTCCGACGTCGTGATGGCCCTGTCCCAGTCCGGCCGAAGCACCGAAACCCTGCGCATCACAGAACTCGCCAAGCAGCGCGGTGCGACGATCATCACCGTGACCGGCCTCAAGCCCAATCCCCTCCGCGATCTCGCCGATATATGCCTGTTCACGGTTGGCGATGAAGAGCGCGTTCGCTCCTCGGCGATCACCTCCCGCGACGCACAGCTCATGCTGATGGATATGCTTTTCATCCTGCTGCTGCGGCGCCAGGCGGACGCGCATGACTACATTCATCGCAGCGAAGTGGCCGTGACGGTTCTCAAGACATGA